A single Nocardioides bizhenqiangii DNA region contains:
- a CDS encoding DUF2867 domain-containing protein translates to MTDTRVRTRPLPPEAHTDRPWRIHEIAPDFRLEDVWELPTPGGAHDLPLLVRLMTDRDDDRDFPLPYRVLFAIRWWLGRLLGLDSEDDGIGQRVPSLRERLAADLRETAGPGFTNVPFDAVYQTDDEYVAEIANRTVHGLMHVGWVADDSDGGYHAQMAVLVKPNGVVGEAYLTLIKPFRYLIVYPALMRTIARLWARRAEVSA, encoded by the coding sequence ATGACAGACACACGCGTGCGCACCCGACCGCTTCCGCCTGAGGCCCACACGGACCGGCCGTGGCGGATCCACGAGATCGCCCCTGACTTCCGGCTCGAGGACGTCTGGGAACTGCCCACGCCGGGAGGAGCGCACGACCTCCCGCTCCTGGTCCGGCTGATGACCGACCGGGACGACGACCGCGACTTCCCGCTGCCCTACCGGGTCCTGTTCGCGATCCGCTGGTGGCTCGGCCGACTGCTGGGTCTGGACAGCGAGGACGACGGCATCGGCCAACGGGTGCCGTCCCTGCGGGAACGGCTGGCCGCGGACCTGCGGGAGACGGCAGGTCCGGGGTTCACGAACGTCCCGTTCGACGCGGTCTACCAGACCGACGACGAGTACGTCGCGGAGATCGCCAACCGCACCGTGCACGGCCTGATGCATGTCGGCTGGGTGGCGGACGACAGCGATGGCGGCTACCACGCGCAGATGGCGGTGCTGGTGAAGCCGAACGGTGTCGTGGGGGAGGCCTACCTGACCCTGATCAAGCCGTTCCGCTACCTCATCGTGTACCCGGCGCTGATGCGGACGATCGCGCGGCTCTGGGCACGTCGCGCG
- a CDS encoding NAD(P)H-dependent flavin oxidoreductase encodes MRTALCDAFGIDYPIFAFTPSEHVAAAVSRAGGLGVLGCVRFNDAEELDKALTWMDDNTDGKPYGVDVVMPMKIPTEGTSTDLSSYIPEDHKKWVDETLLKLGVPPLPEGEGREGVLGWLHSMARSHVDVALQHRPVLIANALGTPPVDVIEQCHAAGLKVAALAGAPKHAVSHVANGVDIIVAQGYEAGGHTGEIASMVLTPDIVDAVGQDVPVLGAGGIGSGRQIAASLALGAQGVWTGSIWLGTEEYRNLAGNQGWETAFLRATSSDTVRTRIYTGKPARLLKTKWTEAWADEDAPAPLPMPLQNLLVADAHNRINASGDPDVISMPVGQIVGRMNEVRPVAEVMADLVAEFEATVKKLDGIAGI; translated from the coding sequence ATGCGCACCGCCCTCTGCGACGCCTTCGGCATCGATTACCCGATCTTCGCGTTCACGCCGTCCGAGCACGTCGCGGCCGCGGTCTCGCGCGCCGGCGGTCTCGGGGTGCTCGGCTGTGTCCGGTTCAACGACGCCGAGGAGCTCGACAAGGCGTTGACCTGGATGGACGACAACACCGACGGCAAGCCGTACGGCGTCGACGTGGTCATGCCGATGAAGATCCCCACCGAGGGCACGTCGACCGACCTGTCGTCGTACATCCCCGAGGACCACAAGAAGTGGGTCGACGAGACGCTGCTCAAGCTGGGCGTGCCGCCGCTCCCCGAGGGCGAGGGCCGCGAGGGTGTGCTCGGCTGGCTGCACTCGATGGCGCGTTCGCACGTCGACGTCGCACTTCAGCACCGGCCGGTGCTCATCGCCAACGCCCTCGGCACCCCGCCGGTCGACGTGATCGAGCAGTGCCATGCAGCCGGCCTCAAGGTCGCGGCGCTCGCGGGTGCTCCCAAGCACGCGGTGAGCCACGTCGCCAACGGCGTCGACATCATCGTCGCGCAGGGCTACGAGGCGGGTGGTCACACCGGCGAGATCGCCTCGATGGTGCTCACGCCCGACATCGTCGACGCGGTCGGCCAGGACGTGCCGGTGCTGGGCGCCGGCGGCATCGGCTCCGGCCGCCAGATCGCGGCCTCCCTCGCGCTCGGCGCGCAGGGGGTGTGGACCGGGTCGATCTGGCTCGGCACCGAGGAGTACCGCAACCTCGCCGGCAACCAGGGCTGGGAGACGGCCTTCCTCCGGGCCACTTCCTCCGACACCGTCCGCACCCGGATCTACACCGGCAAGCCGGCCCGGCTGCTCAAGACCAAGTGGACCGAGGCCTGGGCCGATGAGGACGCACCGGCGCCGTTGCCGATGCCCCTCCAGAACCTGCTCGTCGCCGACGCCCACAACCGGATCAACGCCTCCGGAGACCCCGACGTGATCTCGATGCCCGTCGGTCAGATCGTCGGCCGGATGAACGAGGTGCGGCCGGTCGCCGAGGTGATGGCCGATCTCGTCGCGGAGTTCGAGGCGACGGTCAAGAAGCTCGACGGCATCGCCGGCATCTGA
- a CDS encoding sensor histidine kinase — MSTTATGPGPRWLGGAAQLAVAGVLALVVLPVGWTSVVEGEVARPWRWALLAALAALHLAVATARRWPVASFAVGALAELVLVTAPDLGGPTATAAGSEYAPVLLPSSLCFFVLLYAVSAHAARPWPTAALVGGLVGCLLTVVRLWGFAGTALESWTWWLMLSTATVGGTVAAWALGRFRATRAAWIAQLAEQGAADERRRIAREMHDVVAHSLAVVVSHAEAGRLVVAQSPDRASGILATIAGTGREALTEMRGLLGVLRDDEAPTDPQPGLADLPALVERMRTAGLTLEYDAPDLATEVPAVPPGVGLTAYRVVQEALTNVARHARPDAVVRVVVDRPADALQVVVTDDGGAPAVAAAPGRGLTGMRERVEAVGGTLETGPVASGWRVSARMPV, encoded by the coding sequence ATGAGCACCACCGCGACCGGCCCAGGGCCGCGCTGGCTCGGCGGCGCCGCACAGCTGGCGGTCGCCGGGGTGCTCGCGCTGGTCGTGCTCCCGGTCGGTTGGACCTCGGTCGTCGAGGGAGAGGTCGCGCGTCCCTGGCGCTGGGCGCTCCTCGCTGCGCTGGCGGCGTTGCACCTCGCCGTCGCGACAGCGCGGCGGTGGCCGGTGGCGTCGTTCGCGGTCGGCGCCCTCGCCGAGCTCGTCCTGGTCACCGCCCCCGACCTGGGCGGCCCGACGGCGACCGCCGCCGGGAGCGAGTACGCACCGGTGCTGCTGCCGAGCAGCCTGTGCTTCTTCGTCCTGCTCTACGCCGTGAGCGCCCACGCAGCCCGGCCGTGGCCGACAGCCGCCCTGGTCGGCGGCCTGGTCGGCTGCCTGCTGACGGTGGTGCGGCTGTGGGGATTCGCCGGGACAGCGCTCGAGAGCTGGACCTGGTGGCTGATGCTCTCGACCGCGACGGTGGGCGGCACCGTGGCGGCGTGGGCGCTGGGGCGGTTCCGCGCCACCCGTGCGGCCTGGATCGCCCAGCTGGCCGAGCAGGGCGCCGCCGACGAACGACGCCGGATCGCCCGCGAGATGCACGACGTGGTGGCGCACTCGCTCGCGGTGGTCGTGAGCCACGCCGAGGCGGGGAGACTGGTGGTCGCCCAGTCACCCGACCGGGCGTCCGGGATCCTCGCGACGATCGCCGGCACCGGCCGCGAGGCGCTGACCGAGATGCGTGGCCTGCTGGGAGTCCTCCGCGACGACGAGGCGCCCACCGATCCGCAGCCGGGCCTGGCCGACCTGCCGGCGCTGGTCGAGCGGATGCGCACGGCTGGCTTGACGCTGGAGTACGACGCCCCGGACCTCGCGACGGAAGTCCCGGCGGTCCCACCCGGCGTCGGCCTGACTGCCTACCGGGTCGTGCAGGAGGCCCTCACGAACGTCGCGCGCCACGCCCGCCCGGACGCAGTCGTCCGGGTCGTCGTCGACCGCCCGGCGGATGCGCTGCAGGTCGTGGTGACCGACGACGGCGGAGCGCCCGCGGTCGCCGCGGCCCCGGGCCGGGGTCTCACCGGCATGCGTGAGCGGGTGGAGGCCGTCGGCGGCACGCTCGAGACAGGGCCTGTCGCGTCCGGCTGGCGGGTCAGCGCGAGGATGCCGGTGTGA
- a CDS encoding LVIVD repeat-containing protein — protein MVRSLSARRGGWRQVAVAAVAAATVVGGGVVAAVGGEEELAPAVPVAGCAEGSLPETSIQGRVPAADHESGRAAQGYTCNTEQVGHHGRTGGFKVQRYTDAQGHTCAYYDSTRMFPFDVVTNLLNGTGLGVVVLDMTDPAHPRKTANLITPAMLSPHESLVVNPERGLLAAVMGNLATAPGILDVYDIRTDCRRPKLLSSTPSGLLGHESGFSPDGRTFWSAGAAGFTLTAVDLTNPRRPRVVFTKAGVIYHGLRFSDDGDTMYVANMGTFNQNSVLDEPGLRIYDVSEVHAREPNPEIHLLSELLWPEASIPQVAEPFVRDGRRYVLEVDEFSDLFGDGFVNFRTDGPVGAARIVNVDDPHHPYVVSGLRLEVHQPEHRTDELFDDPGASSPIGGYSAHYCSVPTRDNPRIVACSMIGSGLRLFDISDLEHPREVGYFNKPGPSGSNALSQPAWDVGNGAVWYSDASSGLYVVRLRGDARALLAR, from the coding sequence GTGGTCCGCTCGCTCTCCGCACGGCGGGGCGGCTGGCGGCAGGTCGCGGTGGCGGCGGTCGCTGCGGCGACGGTGGTCGGCGGTGGAGTCGTCGCCGCGGTCGGGGGCGAGGAGGAGCTCGCGCCGGCGGTCCCGGTCGCCGGCTGCGCGGAGGGCTCGCTCCCGGAGACCTCGATCCAGGGTCGGGTGCCGGCTGCCGACCACGAGTCGGGGCGGGCCGCCCAGGGCTACACCTGCAACACCGAGCAGGTCGGGCACCACGGCCGGACCGGCGGCTTCAAGGTCCAGCGCTACACCGACGCCCAGGGCCACACCTGCGCCTACTACGACTCGACGCGGATGTTCCCCTTCGACGTCGTCACCAACCTGCTCAACGGCACCGGCCTCGGCGTCGTCGTGCTCGACATGACGGATCCCGCGCACCCCCGCAAGACCGCCAACCTGATCACGCCCGCGATGCTGAGCCCGCACGAGTCGTTGGTCGTCAACCCCGAGCGCGGTCTCCTCGCCGCCGTCATGGGCAACCTCGCGACCGCGCCCGGCATCCTCGACGTCTACGACATCCGGACCGACTGCCGACGTCCGAAGCTACTGTCGTCGACACCCTCGGGACTGCTCGGCCACGAGAGCGGGTTCTCGCCGGACGGGCGCACCTTCTGGTCGGCCGGAGCCGCCGGGTTCACGCTCACGGCCGTCGACCTCACCAACCCTCGGCGGCCGCGCGTGGTCTTCACCAAGGCGGGCGTGATCTACCACGGCCTGCGGTTCTCCGACGACGGCGACACGATGTACGTCGCCAACATGGGCACCTTCAACCAGAACAGCGTGCTCGACGAGCCGGGCCTGCGGATCTATGACGTGTCCGAGGTCCACGCCCGCGAGCCGAACCCCGAAATCCATCTCCTCAGCGAGCTGCTGTGGCCAGAGGCCTCGATCCCGCAGGTCGCCGAGCCGTTCGTCCGGGACGGCCGCCGCTACGTCCTCGAGGTCGACGAGTTCAGCGACCTGTTCGGCGACGGCTTCGTCAACTTCCGCACGGACGGCCCGGTCGGCGCCGCCCGGATCGTCAACGTCGACGACCCGCACCACCCCTACGTCGTGTCCGGATTGCGGCTGGAGGTCCACCAGCCCGAGCACCGGACCGACGAGCTCTTCGACGACCCGGGGGCGAGCAGCCCGATCGGCGGCTACTCGGCCCACTACTGCTCGGTGCCGACCCGGGACAACCCGCGGATCGTCGCCTGCTCGATGATCGGCTCCGGGCTCCGGCTCTTCGATATCAGCGACCTCGAGCACCCGCGCGAGGTTGGCTACTTCAACAAGCCCGGGCCCAGCGGCAGCAACGCGCTGTCCCAGCCGGCCTGGGACGTGGGCAACGGCGCCGTCTGGTACTCCGACGCGAGCAGTGGGCTCTACGTCGTCCGTCTGCGCGGCGACGCCCGCGCCCTGCTCGCCCGGTAG
- a CDS encoding crotonase/enoyl-CoA hydratase family protein, whose protein sequence is MTTTDSPSPQPESPTPSEAGEPHCLVELVDHTLVVTMNRPEVRNALSGEMLAIMEQAWDRVNSDPEVRVCILTGAGGAFCAGADLKSMNKRPPSESFESGEYDPSVIKGLLKGFRLTKPLIAAVEGPAIAGGTEILQGTDIRVAGESAKFGVSEARWSLYPMGGSAVRLPRQIPYTVAAELLLTGRHVKAPEAKELGLIGHVVPDGQALAKAHELADLISANGPLAVQAILRTMRDSEGKHEDDCWADDARVGAAVFASEDAKEGPRAFMEKRKPEFKGR, encoded by the coding sequence ATGACGACCACGGATTCTCCGTCGCCCCAGCCCGAGTCACCGACCCCCAGCGAGGCCGGGGAACCGCACTGCCTGGTCGAGCTGGTCGACCACACCCTCGTGGTCACCATGAACCGGCCCGAGGTGCGCAACGCGCTCTCCGGCGAGATGCTCGCGATCATGGAGCAGGCCTGGGACCGGGTGAACTCCGACCCCGAGGTGCGGGTCTGCATCCTCACCGGCGCCGGCGGCGCGTTCTGCGCGGGTGCCGACCTCAAGTCGATGAACAAGCGGCCGCCGTCGGAGAGCTTCGAGTCCGGCGAGTACGACCCCTCGGTGATCAAGGGCCTGCTCAAGGGGTTCCGGCTCACCAAGCCGCTCATCGCCGCGGTCGAGGGTCCCGCCATCGCCGGCGGCACCGAGATCCTGCAGGGCACCGACATCCGGGTCGCCGGCGAGTCGGCGAAGTTCGGCGTCTCGGAGGCCCGATGGAGCCTCTACCCGATGGGCGGGTCCGCCGTCCGACTCCCCCGCCAGATCCCCTACACGGTGGCCGCCGAGCTGCTTCTGACCGGCCGGCACGTCAAGGCGCCCGAGGCCAAGGAACTGGGCCTGATCGGCCACGTCGTCCCCGACGGTCAGGCGCTCGCCAAGGCGCACGAGCTCGCCGACCTGATCTCGGCCAACGGTCCGCTGGCGGTCCAGGCCATCCTGAGGACGATGCGGGACTCCGAGGGCAAGCACGAGGACGACTGCTGGGCCGACGACGCTCGCGTCGGTGCCGCGGTGTTCGCGTCCGAGGACGCCAAGGAGGGCCCGCGCGCCTTCATGGAGAAGCGCAAGCCCGAGTTCAAGGGCCGCTAG
- a CDS encoding acyl-CoA synthetase, whose translation MALNIADLFEHAVDVASPDRPAVKVGERTITYAELESESNKLAHFLAARGIGTGDHVGLYAKNSIEHVIALLAILKVRAVAINVNYRYVAGELDYIFDNADLKGLVHDRVYSDLVAEVSPKHQLLQTFVVLPDPIEPGSEDDFAVIAGYGGVALADAVADQSDARDFGERSADDIHIIYTGGTTGYPKGVMWRHEDFWRVLGGGIDFTTGEPLSEHDQSKKAAEPGLVTFPLSPLMHGGAQASLLMHLFSGQLTILEPKFDPVRTWEIVDREQAHMMFMTGDAMARPLIEAYEASQETDHPFNGQTLFAIASSAAVFSKAVKERWMARFPNAIFTDSVGSSETGFQGTGMQDASALSTDGPVVSIGPNTAVISDEGHVLDPVADVGKVGRTARSGNVPVGYYKDPEKSERTFYEIDGVRFSVPGDYARIEEGNRITLLGRGSNCVNTGGEKVYPEEVEMAIKGHPAVYDVLVVGLPDERYGQTVAAVVQAREGQKVELEELRSFLRSHLSGYKLPRVLTLVDEIPRNATGKAQYPAAKEMALSAQSAGTAQTASNGVSA comes from the coding sequence GTGGCTCTGAACATCGCCGACCTCTTCGAACACGCCGTCGACGTCGCCTCGCCGGACAGGCCCGCCGTCAAGGTGGGTGAGCGCACGATCACCTATGCGGAGCTGGAGTCCGAGAGCAACAAGCTCGCGCACTTCCTGGCCGCGCGCGGGATCGGCACCGGCGACCACGTCGGTCTCTACGCCAAGAACAGCATCGAGCACGTGATCGCCCTGCTGGCGATCCTCAAGGTGCGGGCGGTGGCGATCAACGTGAACTACCGCTACGTCGCCGGCGAGCTCGACTACATCTTCGACAACGCCGACCTCAAGGGACTCGTGCACGACCGGGTCTACAGCGACCTGGTGGCCGAGGTGTCCCCGAAGCACCAGCTGCTGCAGACCTTCGTCGTGCTGCCGGACCCGATCGAGCCGGGGTCTGAGGACGACTTCGCGGTCATAGCTGGGTATGGCGGGGTCGCCCTCGCCGACGCCGTCGCGGACCAGAGCGACGCTCGTGACTTCGGCGAGCGCAGCGCGGACGACATCCACATCATCTACACCGGTGGCACGACCGGTTATCCGAAGGGCGTCATGTGGCGTCACGAGGACTTCTGGCGGGTGCTCGGTGGTGGGATCGACTTCACGACCGGCGAACCGCTCAGCGAGCACGACCAGTCCAAGAAGGCCGCCGAGCCCGGCCTCGTCACGTTCCCGCTCAGCCCGCTCATGCACGGCGGCGCCCAGGCCAGCCTGCTCATGCACCTGTTCTCCGGACAGCTCACCATCCTCGAGCCGAAGTTCGACCCGGTGCGCACGTGGGAGATCGTCGACCGCGAGCAGGCCCACATGATGTTCATGACCGGCGACGCGATGGCGCGACCGCTGATCGAGGCCTACGAGGCCAGCCAGGAGACCGATCACCCCTTCAACGGGCAGACCCTCTTCGCCATCGCCAGCAGCGCCGCCGTCTTCAGCAAGGCGGTGAAGGAACGCTGGATGGCCAGATTCCCCAACGCGATCTTCACCGACTCGGTCGGCTCGTCCGAGACCGGCTTCCAGGGCACCGGCATGCAGGACGCGAGCGCCCTGTCGACCGACGGACCGGTGGTGTCGATCGGACCGAACACCGCGGTCATCTCCGACGAGGGCCACGTCCTCGACCCGGTCGCCGACGTCGGCAAGGTGGGTCGCACGGCGCGGTCCGGCAACGTCCCGGTCGGCTACTACAAGGACCCCGAGAAGTCGGAGCGCACGTTCTACGAGATCGACGGCGTGCGCTTCTCCGTGCCCGGCGACTACGCGCGGATCGAGGAGGGCAACCGGATCACGCTCCTCGGCCGTGGCTCGAACTGCGTCAACACCGGTGGCGAGAAGGTCTACCCCGAAGAGGTCGAGATGGCGATCAAGGGGCACCCGGCCGTCTACGACGTGCTCGTGGTCGGCCTGCCGGACGAGAGGTACGGCCAGACCGTGGCCGCCGTCGTCCAGGCGCGGGAAGGCCAGAAGGTCGAGCTCGAGGAGCTGCGCAGCTTCCTCCGCTCCCACCTGTCGGGCTACAAGCTGCCGCGGGTGCTGACGCTCGTCGACGAGATCCCGCGCAACGCGACCGGCAAGGCGCAGTACCCGGCAGCCAAGGAGATGGCGCTGAGCGCCCAGAGCGCCGGCACCGCCCAGACCGCCTCGAACGGAGTGTCCGCCTGA
- a CDS encoding type III secretion system chaperone family protein, whose protein sequence is MDLSGLVGFLFGAVCCIGIAAVGIYGAVQAQKRAAERRAALAGYASHREWEYRPSDDSLVSRFTGAPFDRGYSRSATNVFLGRHDGRHFVAFDYGYVTSSGSGNDRRTQHHQYSVVALSLGLTTPGLAVGPTGTFGRLVNAVTGRDVQIGNPFFDQAFTVTSPSPQFALDVLHPDVVDVLLHHPEIAWRLEGDSMLVLRSGQHTPQEIEAKLHFMDAVLDRIPEHVRSRLLGEPPR, encoded by the coding sequence GTGGATCTTTCGGGCCTCGTCGGCTTCCTCTTCGGAGCGGTCTGCTGCATCGGCATCGCGGCGGTCGGCATCTACGGCGCGGTGCAGGCGCAGAAGCGGGCGGCCGAGCGCCGGGCCGCGCTGGCGGGCTACGCCAGCCACCGGGAGTGGGAGTACCGGCCGAGTGACGACTCGCTGGTCAGTCGGTTCACCGGTGCGCCGTTCGACCGTGGATACAGCCGTAGCGCGACCAACGTCTTCCTCGGCCGCCACGACGGCCGTCACTTCGTGGCGTTCGACTACGGGTACGTGACCAGCTCGGGCAGTGGCAACGACCGGAGAACGCAGCACCACCAGTACTCCGTCGTCGCACTGAGCCTCGGCCTGACCACCCCCGGCCTGGCCGTCGGTCCCACGGGCACGTTCGGCAGGCTGGTCAACGCCGTGACCGGACGCGACGTGCAGATCGGGAACCCGTTCTTCGACCAGGCCTTCACCGTCACCTCGCCGTCACCGCAGTTTGCGTTGGACGTTCTCCACCCGGACGTGGTGGACGTGCTGCTGCACCACCCCGAGATCGCCTGGCGCCTCGAGGGCGACTCGATGCTGGTCCTCCGCAGCGGCCAGCACACGCCCCAGGAGATCGAGGCCAAGCTCCACTTCATGGACGCCGTCCTCGACCGGATCCCGGAGCACGTGCGATCGCGGCTCCTCGGTGAGCCGCCGCGCTGA
- a CDS encoding response regulator produces the protein MRSALRMMVETQSDLELVGEAVDGHEALALVRGRRVDVVLMDLRMPRLDGIRATEIITRELPATRVLALTTFDLDEYAFPAIRAGASGFLLKDARAEEIVDAIRVVHAGHGVVAPSTTRRLIEHVAATPADSDAEAEAIRARLTPRELDMLREVATGATNAEIAARLHLSENTVKTHVGHVLSKLELRDRVQAVVLAYESGVVGRSSR, from the coding sequence ATGCGATCGGCGCTGCGGATGATGGTCGAGACTCAGTCCGACCTCGAGCTGGTCGGTGAGGCGGTCGACGGGCACGAGGCCCTCGCTCTGGTCCGCGGCCGGCGCGTGGACGTCGTACTCATGGACCTGCGGATGCCGCGGCTCGACGGCATCCGAGCCACAGAGATCATCACGCGGGAGCTGCCTGCCACGCGGGTGCTCGCGCTGACGACCTTCGACCTCGACGAGTACGCGTTCCCCGCGATCCGCGCCGGTGCGAGCGGTTTCCTCCTCAAGGACGCGCGCGCCGAGGAGATCGTCGACGCGATCCGCGTGGTGCACGCTGGACACGGCGTGGTGGCGCCGTCCACCACCCGTCGGCTGATCGAGCACGTCGCCGCCACCCCCGCCGACAGCGACGCGGAGGCGGAGGCCATCCGGGCGCGGTTGACGCCGCGGGAGCTCGACATGCTGCGGGAGGTGGCGACCGGTGCGACCAACGCCGAGATCGCCGCCCGGCTCCACCTGTCGGAGAACACGGTCAAGACCCACGTCGGCCACGTGCTGTCCAAGCTCGAGCTGCGCGACCGGGTGCAGGCGGTGGTGCTGGCCTACGAGTCCGGCGTGGTCGGCCGGTCGTCGCGCTGA
- a CDS encoding PQQ-dependent sugar dehydrogenase has translation MKHTRIACMGLLLLLAALVPIETPAAGATTPPSGFQATVVANNQIFAPTLMSFTPEGRIVVAQQNGKVKVWSGGGVSTTPYLSLTVESSSDRGILGIAYDPNYAANHYVYVYYHRPTPTIHGVISRFVVRPDGLSADPATETVLYEMDSLNFTGVHTGGSLKFGPDGKLYVSVGDDRRGIDVSHSLASDLGKVLRLNKNGSIPVDNPFYTQAAGKYRSIYSKGHRNPYTFDFDQRGHLMLAEVGLSSYEEINDVVGGRDYGWPDYEGPDGGDVRYVDPVGGYAHDQAPEDGGCAIIGAAAVDPATSTFPASYDGDFFYADYCNGWMKSFDPVTGTSTPFATGIVNPTHVVFGPDGNLYYLTRNSGTGSGWITRITYTGSTAPSISAQPRDATVGVGQAATFTVEAQGAAPLSYQWFRNGTAISGATSASYTLTNAQPSDSGASFRVSVANASGSVTSQPATLTVVTNQAPSATITSPAATLTYLAGQKIDYSATATDPEDGTLPASAFDWEIIFHHDTHTHPFLDPAPGSRSGSFTVPDSGFETAANVWFEMRLQVTDSAGRTTTVSRNVHPRTTTLSLQASPADARPALDGTLVSSNHKVLTVRNMRRIVSAPGPQALIGGSWRFDTWSDRGQNQHEIVPTAGNNWFMAVFRLDAGNVGTGVGLTATYYDDTTLTQPVIQRTDPVVLANVAGNSSPAPGVSPGTWSARWQGSVSAQFSELTTFRVLADDGVRLWIGGNLVIDAWTPASKATLYSSAPITMTAGARVPIRLELRQGSGRNGQVRLLWQSKSMPRSIIPSTQLFPTG, from the coding sequence ATGAAGCACACCCGGATCGCGTGCATGGGCCTTCTCCTGCTGCTGGCTGCCCTGGTACCGATCGAGACTCCGGCTGCGGGCGCCACGACGCCGCCGTCCGGGTTCCAGGCGACGGTCGTCGCGAACAACCAGATCTTCGCGCCGACGTTGATGTCGTTCACGCCCGAGGGCAGGATCGTCGTCGCGCAGCAGAACGGCAAGGTCAAGGTGTGGAGCGGCGGTGGGGTCAGCACGACGCCGTACCTCAGCCTGACCGTCGAGAGCTCGTCCGACCGCGGCATCCTGGGGATCGCCTACGACCCCAACTACGCGGCGAACCATTACGTCTATGTCTACTACCACCGGCCGACGCCGACGATCCACGGCGTGATCAGCCGCTTCGTCGTCCGGCCGGACGGACTGAGCGCGGACCCGGCAACCGAGACCGTGCTCTACGAGATGGACTCCCTCAATTTCACCGGGGTGCACACCGGCGGCTCGCTCAAGTTCGGGCCGGACGGCAAGCTCTACGTCTCCGTCGGTGACGATAGACGTGGAATCGACGTCTCCCACAGCCTGGCGTCCGACCTCGGCAAGGTCCTGCGCCTGAACAAGAACGGCTCGATCCCGGTCGACAACCCCTTCTACACCCAGGCTGCAGGCAAGTATCGATCGATCTACTCCAAGGGTCACCGCAACCCCTACACGTTCGACTTCGACCAGCGCGGTCACCTGATGCTGGCCGAGGTTGGCCTGTCCTCGTACGAGGAGATCAATGATGTCGTGGGCGGCCGGGACTACGGATGGCCGGACTACGAAGGCCCCGACGGCGGAGACGTCCGCTACGTGGACCCCGTGGGCGGCTACGCCCATGACCAAGCACCCGAGGACGGCGGGTGCGCCATCATCGGCGCGGCTGCGGTCGATCCGGCTACCTCTACGTTCCCCGCGTCGTACGACGGGGACTTCTTCTACGCCGACTACTGCAACGGCTGGATGAAGTCCTTCGACCCGGTCACCGGCACGAGTACCCCCTTCGCCACGGGGATCGTGAATCCGACCCACGTCGTCTTCGGGCCTGACGGCAACCTCTACTACCTGACGCGCAACTCCGGCACCGGGTCAGGGTGGATCACCCGGATCACCTACACCGGCAGCACCGCGCCCTCGATCTCGGCCCAGCCGCGCGACGCGACGGTCGGGGTCGGGCAGGCGGCGACATTCACCGTCGAGGCCCAAGGAGCCGCGCCTCTGAGCTACCAGTGGTTCCGCAACGGCACCGCCATCAGCGGAGCCACCAGTGCGAGCTACACGCTCACCAACGCTCAGCCGTCCGACAGTGGCGCATCCTTCAGGGTGAGCGTGGCAAACGCCTCGGGGAGCGTGACCAGCCAGCCGGCAACGCTCACGGTGGTGACCAACCAGGCCCCGAGCGCGACCATCACCTCCCCGGCGGCCACGCTGACGTACCTCGCCGGGCAGAAGATCGACTACTCCGCCACCGCGACAGATCCGGAGGACGGCACGCTGCCGGCGTCCGCCTTCGACTGGGAGATCATCTTCCACCACGACACCCATACCCACCCGTTCCTCGACCCTGCTCCGGGCTCTCGGTCCGGATCGTTCACCGTGCCCGACAGCGGCTTCGAGACCGCGGCCAACGTGTGGTTCGAGATGCGGCTTCAGGTGACCGACTCGGCGGGCCGGACGACGACGGTGAGCCGGAACGTCCACCCCCGCACCACCACGCTGTCGTTGCAGGCCAGCCCGGCCGACGCACGACCAGCACTCGACGGGACGCTGGTCTCCTCGAACCACAAGGTCCTCACGGTGCGCAACATGAGGCGCATCGTGAGTGCCCCCGGCCCGCAGGCGCTCATCGGCGGGAGCTGGCGGTTCGACACCTGGTCCGACAGGGGGCAGAACCAGCACGAGATCGTGCCCACGGCGGGGAACAACTGGTTCATGGCCGTGTTCCGGCTCGATGCCGGCAACGTCGGCACCGGCGTGGGTCTCACAGCGACGTACTACGACGACACCACCCTGACCCAGCCGGTGATCCAGCGGACCGATCCCGTGGTCCTGGCCAACGTTGCGGGGAACAGCAGCCCGGCACCGGGTGTCTCCCCGGGCACCTGGTCCGCGCGGTGGCAGGGCAGCGTCTCGGCCCAGTTCAGCGAGCTAACGACGTTCCGCGTGCTCGCTGACGACGGTGTGAGGCTGTGGATCGGCGGGAACCTTGTCATCGACGCCTGGACACCGGCGAGCAAGGCCACGCTCTACTCCTCCGCGCCGATCACCATGACGGCCGGCGCGCGGGTGCCGATCCGTCTCGAGCTGAGGCAGGGCTCCGGACGGAACGGCCAAGTGCGGTTGCTCTGGCAGAGCAAGTCGATGCCCCGCTCGATCATCCCCAGCACCCAGCTTTTCCCGACCGGGTAG